One part of the Ailuropoda melanoleuca isolate Jingjing chromosome 6, ASM200744v2, whole genome shotgun sequence genome encodes these proteins:
- the KLLN gene encoding LOW QUALITY PROTEIN: killin (The sequence of the model RefSeq protein was modified relative to this genomic sequence to represent the inferred CDS: inserted 2 bases in 1 codon; deleted 2 bases in 1 codon; substituted 1 base at 1 genomic stop codon), producing the protein MDCRGPASAPECEIRDGRKRQPASRRGQGNQGGFKRRWRDTRVTVGTTFRRRSRVFLVGELSKFPLPYDGSGGKCFASFARGAAVVSRQRDPEPPXVAAEKQALTSLRREHCWCXRLGSWLHKHPHSSTCPRLPAPLVAVAASRGPWRESSQAGPTHSRATYQASYSAKTWSSGAADSADSQPWEKGQGLGGLASPSLVPCPLGRTFLVLCTRGKRVSPTAARYLNSPALQQTSSRYP; encoded by the exons ATGGATTGCCGCGGGCCGGCTTCCGC GCCCGAGTGTGAAATACGGGACGGTAGGAAGCGGCAG CCTGCTAGTAGGCGGGGCCAGGGAAACCAAGGAGGGTTCAAAAGGAGGTGGAGGGATACGCGGGTCACAGTCGGAACTACTTTCAGGAGGAGGTCACGTGTGTTCCTAGTTGGGGAACTTTCCAAATTCCCACTCCCCTATGATGGCTCGGGGGGCAAGTGCTTCGCGTCCTTCGCCCGGGGTGCCGCTGTCGTGAGTCGGCAGCGGGACCCCGAGCCTCC GGTCGCGGCGGAAAAACAGGCTCTTACGAGCCTCCGACGGGAGCACTGTTGGTGCTGACGCCTGGGGAGCTGGTTACACAAGCACCCACATTCAAGCACGTGCCCCCGCCTCCCCGCACCGCTGGTCGCGGTCGCGGCTTCTCGCGGACCATGGAGGGAGAGCTCTCAAGCTGGTCCTACCCATTCGCGTGCTACCTACCAAGCCAGCTATAGCGCCAAGACTTGGAGCTCCGGCGCGGCCGACAGTGCTGATTCCCAAccgtgggagaaggggcagggcctCGGGGGTCTGGCATCTCCCTCGCTAGTGCCCTGCCCCTTGGGGCGAACATTTCTGGTGCTGTGTACCCGGGGCAAAAGGGTATCTCCCACAGCAGCCCGCTACTTGAATTCACCAGCGTTGCAACAAACTTCCAGTCGCTACCCCTGA